One Megalobrama amblycephala isolate DHTTF-2021 unplaced genomic scaffold, ASM1881202v1 scaffold456, whole genome shotgun sequence genomic window, tacctaaattaaacattatgtacaaagagaaaaaaaaggtgTTCTCGTTTGAATTCTCATTTGCTGATGTGGAAGCAGAAGTCAACAGCACATATATGCCAGCATGTAAAAttgaatgcatttaaatgtgatacatttttgtttgtactttataaattaatgcaaaattaGTATCTTCTATTACAAATGCACAgttctcacatttatttatgcatttaaaaaattacatatcagCTTGTGCCTTATATTGTGATCTCACATAGCAGAATATTTTAGTCCAGAGACATGTGAGGCATATATATGgttatttcatgacttaataGACGACAGAACTACAACGTTgcatgctcgtagtttcttttgtgttttatttatagcGATTAATGTACAGCGCGCCGTATTTGCGCGTGATTGAAAAGTGTGCGGTCTTgcaacccaccagttgagaaacattTGCGTAAGCTATATATAATGTTCGccgttcactgttgttctgctGAAGCTCATTTGGCACCTGTATCATTTCCGCGCGCGtctgacttgcgcctggcgctgaggcgaagttgTCTTAAAGAGACGATTCTGCGTTTAAATAATCGTAATTCTTGTCAACAAAAAAGTAGACAGAGACAGCAGTTGCGAGTGGGGTGGCCAAAGGGGTGGCCACGGCCACTGTCTGCCAGGACACTTTGGAATGTCTTTTGAaatgcaaagagaaaaaaaaatattgaaaaaaattgtattcaTAAAACTTTTTCTTCTATCACTTTCAATGTGGTTTGAATGAAGTCTGTGTTTTGCAGTGATAGTGCCTAAGTTCTTTTTATCTGAGAAGCACAGACAAACATTGCTACACTTGCTACAGTGTATTTGTGTATCCATTATTGCAGCATCTGCAGTGTCCTCTCTATTCGTCTTTACTGAGAAATGTGCAATCATGTCTTTGCGTACATCCAGTGGGGTGGTCCGATGACATCTTGGaattctgaaatggaaaaagtaaaaaaattaataagtgAATAATACAAATGGGTCTTATATTGTAGTAGATAAACTGAAAGAATAGACAGGGTGGTAGATCATGTGTCGAGGGTAGAGATCTAAGTATTATCCATCaaagtattataatttcaatgcaAATGCTAATCAAAATTCCACTACTACATTCAAACAATACTGTCTGGCTGGCCTATTATGCTCTCTACTTATCATATTAAAGGAACACATACATCCCCCCAGAGCACTTACAGGTTCATATTCAAGACCATTCACACCTGTCCTCGAACAATGCAACAGGCATCCCCCCCAAAAACATTCAGAGCTCCTAATGCTGTAAACTGCTACTTGGGCAACACTCAAAGAAAATCTCAAAGAAGGATCATTTAGAAGtgaaggggtggattctggaatccactgccgcttcaatatatatcttttaagttattaatcaacatttatatttatgttaaattatttgaatgacttcttcaatatacactgttaaaaataaatgtaaatttacaggtaatggtctgtattttttttttttttttacagatttttcccGTTTTGTCATTATACACTGAAATGCCTGttgttttactgatatttgctgtaatttattttcCACTATAAAATTTACAGGGAATTGCATGTATTTTAGTATTACattaaatttctgttttttaaaagaaatgttctgtatttttacagaataatgtgtaattttacataaaatgttgattaatattttacagatttttttctgtattttgaatattctgtaaaatcacagaaatataatgtaaatttacATATCCGCTATAAAATAATGTGGAAAACCATGTAACTGTGAAATAACATAAaatttccgttttttttttttttttttattggactTAATCACTACTCTGACTGTTCCGCTTGTCAAAGTAGTTCTGCTGCGTTCAATGTTTCGTTTCGTAACgaatttcttttcataatataatctcgtaatataatataatcatacaTTCCTTGTTGAAATACGCGGACATTTCAACAATGTAGAGTTTAAATATTGAAATGAAGGAATTACCGCCCGGCGCAAGGATGCAGTCTCTTCAAAGCACACGGTGGAGCAGCGGAGCTGACTGGAATCACTCGACCGTTAGGATTGCTGCTGTTCGTGGACGTGAAGCGAAAATAAGTagataaaatacacattttctaAACTTCTCTCTATTATTAtatgttcactcaaaaaaaaaattgaattacattcaaattttccatccatttggattaaataatttttacataaacaaactACTCTACAAAACATTACAGAGTTTACAGAATTAACAGAGGTGTAGGCATGGGCGTAGGTTTGGTCTCAGCTTTTCTTACTTTTGTTGTAAGATACCAGTGATTTAATGGtgatttccttttttatttcagaCTGTTGGCAATACAGAATATCACAATACAGAAGTGAATCTACTTCATCTAATTTATTGTATCCTGAGTCAGGATTCCTGACCCCAATATACCATCCTGTATACTGTCCCTAAAGAGCTAGTATAACTGTATAATCTCAAAAATGCactctcaaaaaataaaaataaaaacctgagACTGTGTAATGCTGCACAACCAAACGTTTTATTAACAGAAATTATTATGTACATTAGTATTTACACTAACAAAAAATTCTCTACCACAAGgaaacaaatctaaataaataaatataataacctTTTTCTATTATAAACACTATTTACCCTCCAGTACACTCACTTTAATACCTGGGAATGTGAAATGCTGAACAACCATACGGTTtattaacaaacaaacataatttaCTATGTACCTTAGTAGCCTATTtatacttacaaaaaaaaaaaaaaaaacactgttgcAAGAGGTAGCCTTTGAGAACTTTTGGAGCATAATAATAaaccaaaaaacaaagcaaaaaaacatctttattCTACTAATTGGCACTGAAAATGATAACTCCATTATGGCTACTTTCCACATTTTACTGCATTTTCTTGATTCCTTCCTTTTGTCTAAACTTTCCAAACAGATGCCTACGTCTGTCATTTACAGATACAAACTGTTGGCCTACATCGTTAAGGTCCACTTTGTCAAGGGCCTCTTGATGTACATGACATACAGTTACATTATTAAGGCGCTGCTGAGACATAGTAGATCGTAACCAAGTTTTCAGTCTCGTCAGTGCAGTCTATCATCCGGGGTAACACATACTATCACCAGTTAATACTATTTTCCACAGTAGAATCTGCATTTGAAAGCCTGGTCAGTCACTACTGCTAGTTTATTTGTGTGGCTAGCTAGTTATTTTGCCTACTTACACTCTGACTCTGCTTTATGAAAAAGCTTCTTATGTCCCCTTTCTTCTTCTTGGGTGGCATCTACAAAGTACAAAAAGGGGCAAAAAAACGGaatattcaaaatgtttttactctGGCCTTTGTATGTGGCAGAGAGACAGCCCTGGTAACTTACCGTCGGCGTcgtcaacacacacacacacacacacacacacacaccacccgcTCGCTGCTGGTGCAAGCACAAAAGTAGTACCGGCCCGCGCGTGTAGCCTGTCAGATACCCCGCCGCCAATCAAATTACGGCGTTTCTTGTACTGTCGTCGTCCTGGCCGTTAGAATCGATCCAAATAGCAGTGCAAAGATCCAAATAGCAGTTCAAATGAGCTTGCTAATATTGGTGGGGACAAATTTGTCATCTCAAAATATTGATAGAGACTAGTACCTAGCGTCCCCCCCTAAACCTACGCCCATGCTTATAGGCAACTAGCCATCATATCTTCCACTCCATGAAACAGGTTAATGCTCAGTAGTACACATATATGgtgctttaatgtatttgcattgTACTAAAATGCGTTCATTTTCAATGGGCATATAGGCATCCCgaatttttcaacattaacattttaatataacattatagTCTTTATAGCctttagaaaaatgttttttttttaggaggTGGAGAACACAATAGGCCCCTGTGGCGCGGCCTAAGCTTTTGTCCTTAATGGCATTTTTTCCCCtacattacttttacttttatactttaagtagttttgaaactttgagtacttttacacttttacttgagtaaaaagcttgagttgatattcaacttctacagaagtatttttaaacccTAGCATCTATACTTCTACTTGAGTATTGACTGTGAATACCTTTGACACCAGTGGCTGAGAGAGCGCGTTCCGGCGgaaaagtgacgtcgatgcataccctctatagagagctggactgagtggtaaaagaacctgctgcatgactggatttaatagtggaaactgtgaaaacgtgagtaaaacaaacaaaaggtttggctcgaaagtgtttcttacaacttgtcaaaacaacctaatccatggatattgacatgcagccaggagtcgtgtttcctgacatttaaatgtgcctgatttcgacgccggggaaatacataaagcaaatctgcctgtgaatattttatataacttcaatataggtaggtttaaatccgagtaatcacttatatcagtgttaggctatatatattGTCATANNNNNNNNNNNNNNNNNNNNNNNNNNNNNNNNNNNNNNNNNNNNNNNNNNNNNNNNNNNNNNNNNNNNNNNNNNNNNNNNNNNNNNNNNNNNNNNNNNNNNNNNNNNNNNNNNNNNNNNNNNNNNNNNNNNNNNNNNNNNNNNNNNNNNNNNNNNNNNNNNNNNNNNNNNNNNNNNNNNNNNNNNNNNNNNNNNNNNNNNNNNNNNNNNNNNNNNNNNNNNNNNNNNNNNNNNNNNNNNNNNNNNNNNNNNNNNNNNNNNNNNNNNNNNNNNNNNNNNNNNNNNNNNNNNNNNNNNNNNNNNNNNNNNNNNNNNNNNNNNNNNNNNNNNNNNNNNNNNNNNNNNNNNNNNNNNNNNNNNNNNNNNNNNNNNNNNNNNNNNNNNNNNNNNNNNNNNNNNNNNNNNNNNNNNNNNNNNNNNNNNNNNNNNNNNNNNNNNNNNNNNNNNNNNNNNNNNNNNNNNNNNNNNNNNNNNNNNNNNNNNNNNNNNNNNNNNNNNNNNNNNNNNNNNNNNNNNNNNNNNNNNNNNNNNNNNNNNNNNNNNNNNNNNNNNNNNNNNNNNNNNNNNNNNNNNNNNNNNNNNNNNNNNNNNNNNNNNNNNNNNNNNNNNNNNNNNNNNNNNNNNNNNNNNNNNNNNNNNNNNNNNNNNNNNNNNNNNNNNNNNNNNNNNNNNNNNNNNNNNNNNNNNNNNNNNNNNNNNNNNNNNNNNNNNNNNNNNNNNNNNNNNNNNNNNNNNNNNNNNNNNNNNNNNNNNNNNNNNNNNNNNNNNNNNNNNNNNNNNNNNNNNNNNNNNNNNNNNNNNNNNNNNNNNNNNNNNNNNNNNNNNNNNNNNNNNNNNNNNNNNNNNNNNNNNNNNNNNNNNNNNNNNNNNNNNNNNNNNNNNNNNNNNNNNNNNNNNNNNNNNNNNNNNNNNNNNNNNNNNNNNNNNNNNNNNNNNNNNNNNNNNNNNNNNNNNNNNNNNNNNNNNNNNNNNNNNNNNNNNNNNNNNNNNNNNNNNNNNNNNNNNNNNNNNNNNNNNNNNNNNNNNNNNNNNNNNNNNNNNNNNNNNNNNNNNNNNNNNNNNNNNNNNNNNNNNNNNNNNNNNNNNNNNNNNNNNNNNNNNNNNNNNNNNNNNNNNNNNNNNNNNNNNNNNNNNNNNNNNNNNNNNNNNNNNNNNNNNNNNNNNNNNNNNNNNNNNNNNNNNNNNNNNNNNNNNNNNNNNNNNNNNNNNNNNNNNNNNNNNNNNNNNNNNNNNNNNNNNNNNNNNNNNNNNNNNNNNNNNNNNNNNNNNNNNNNNNNNNNNNNNNNNNNNNNNNNNNNNNNNNNNNNNNNNNNNNNNNNNNNNNNNNNNNNNNNNNNNNNNNNNNNNNNNNNNNNNNNNNNNNNNNNNNNNNNNNNNNNNNNNNNNNNNNNNNNNNNNNNNNNNNNNNNNNNNNNNNNNNNNNNNNNNNNNNNNNNNNNNNNNNNNNNNNNNNNNNNNNNNNNNNNNNNNNNNNNNNNNNNNNNNNNNNNNNNNNNNNNNNNNNNNNNNNNNNNNNNNNNNNNNNNNNNNNNNNNNNNNNNNNNNNNNNNNNNNNNNNNNNNNNNNNNNNNNNNNNNNNNNNNNNNNNNNNNNNNNNNNNNNNNNNNNNNNNNNNNNNNNNNNNNNNNNNNNNNNNNNNNNNNNNNNNNNNNNNNNNNNNNNNNNNNNNNNNNNNNNNNNNNNNNNNNNNNNNNNNNNNNNNNNNNNNNNNNNNNNNNNNNNNNNNNNNNNNNNNNNNNNNNNNNNNNNNNNNNNNNNNNNNNNNNNNNNNNNNNNNNNNNNNNNNNNNNNNNNNNNNNNNNNNNNNNNNNNNNNNNNNNNNNNNNNNNNNNNNNNNNNNNNNNNNNNNNNNNNNNNNNNNNNNNNNNNNNNNNNNNNNNNNNNNNNNNNNNNNNNNNNNNNNNNNNNNNNNNNNNNNNNNNNNNNNNNNNNNNNNNNNNNNNNNNNNNNNNNNNNNNNNNNNNNNNNNNNNNNNNNNNNNNNNNNNNNNNNNNNNNNNNNNNNNNNNNNNNNNNNNNNNNNNNNNNNNNNNNNNNNNNNNNNNNNNNNNNNNNNNNNNNNNNNNNNNNNNNNNNNNNNNNNNNNNNNNNNNNNNNNNNNNNNNNNNNNNNNNNNNNNNNNNNNNNNNNNNNNNNNNNNNNNNNNNNNNNNNNNNNNNNNNNNNNNNNNNNNNNNNNNNNNNNNNNNNNNNNNNNNNNNNNNNNNNNNNNNNNNNNNNNNNNNNNNNNNNNNNNNNNNNNNNNNNNNNNNNNNNNNNNNNNNNNNNNNNNNNNNNNNNNNNNNNNNNNNNNNNNNNNNNNNNNNNNNNNNNNNNNNNNNNNNNNNNNNNNNNNNNNNNNNNNNNNNNNNNNNNNNNNNNNNNNNNNNNNNNNNNNNNNNNNNNNNNNNNNNNNNNNNNNNNNNNNNNNNNNNNNNNNNNNNNNNNNNNNNNNNNNNNNNNNNNNNNNNNNNNNNNNNNNNNNNNNNNNNNNNNNNNNNNNNNNNNNNNNNNNNNNNNNNNNNNtacaggtgtggaacgacatgagggtgagtaattaatgacattattttcatttttgggtgaactaaccctttaaatggctAAATAAATCCAGCGTGACTTACAGCAGCACATTCTCACCTGATGTTGTTTGCGGCCGTATCATCACCAACTCCTTGGGAAGATTCGACTCTCAGCTGGAAAGCTTTTAAGAATCCAGAAGGACACCACTTGATATTTGTCCACTTTCCCCAGCTGAAGAAAAGATAGGGGTTTCTTGATCAAattgattattattttcaagAAAATACTCTATTTATGTAGAATAAACACTTAATGTAAGAATTCGGTATAATCTGAGCCCATTACTTTCCTACGTCGGACTCAATTGTGGCATAGAGCTCATGTGAGCCTTTGGATGGATAGACACAGTGAAGACGAATCCCATTGAGTGATGTATCATCATACATAACATGAGAAGGTTCTTCCAccttaaaacaacaacattaaaaacaatcatCCATTTAAAAGAGCTGACGCTAACCCAACCCATAGTAACGTTTATCTTTATGTTCTTTAGCATTATACAGAcccttaaaaaaatcttaaacagGTGCAGTTCCCTGGAGATTAAATGACTAACAACAACTGAACAGTTTTGAACCTTTGAAGCACTAATCCACCAGTGTAttagcaaaataaagtcaatGGCCCAACTTACCCTCAGACTGAACCCTGCAGCATACGTTCCACTTGGACACATGTCCTGATCCCCCCACGACCCCCAGGACATTCCGTTAGACACGGTCAACACTGATAACACTGATTTGTAACGTATGTGTGTGCTCCGCTCATATGGTCTTACTGTGGACTGAACGCTCACATGCTGCCCAATAATGGCTAGCAGTAAAAACATGGAAAGGAGGCGACGCATTGCTACAGCACTGACCTGaccgataaaaaaaaaaaatactgattgTTAGATTAATTTTCAGGTAGACAATATGCAGCCTCAAAGCTATCAATCATCAGTTGATCAAGCAGACACAGAGACGGTGTACCATAACATTCTCAAGTTAAGGAAGAAGCCTCATATTTATACACAAGATTTAGCAAAATCATCCACGATGTCCAGGCCGTCCAATCGTAGTACTCAAAGATCAACCCATACCATATATGgcatattaagaaatataataacaagTAAGAGAGGGCAGATGTTCGAATGCATTCGTGTCTTGAGTTCCTGTTTGCGAGAGTGTATAAAGCCTAGTTCTGGTTTTGTCTAGGTGTGTCCATGATGTGCAGATAACATAACGAAAAGAAGTTACACAAGGACAGTCTTACACAAGAATAGTCAAGAAACAAGAAAATATTAACAATTAAAGCCACTTTAAATTGAATTCTGTTAATGGTTTCTAAATCTAAAACTCAGACCCCGATTGGGTCTAGACGAGTTCAGTGATTCTTTTTTCTGATCATTTGATTGAGCCGATCAAAACATAACTTCAGACTACATTTGATCAGTTTATCAGTATTGTGATGTCCTTGGTTCTACCCAACGAGCTGCCAGGAGCACTCGAGAGCACATCAATGACCTGTACgtgaacacacaaacaaatgatcaataaaaatacttttaaccGTCAGTGTCCTTGAAAACTGTTTTTTCTTGGTAAAGATGCCCAACTAAATGATTTGTAACCCCATCATCTCGCAAGACGATGAGAACTCAAGAGAGCTTAACCACCACAGTGTGTTTTTTCAAATGTACCAAAGTTTATtagaaaacattcaaaagtgcgtgttcgtctatatcggaaaTGTTCAGAagacaaaacaagcaaaaaagaCAATTGTAACCACTAAAAACAATCATATCCAATTGGCAATTGCTCTACACTCAATcacaaataaaactatttaattcacatttatttgtataacgTTTTTCACTGAATAGATATCGTTTCAATGCATTCTTCTTACAGAGAACGTAATTTGCAATTTACAGTGGGAATCTGTTATTGGAGGTGACTGTTCAATGTATGtggtttcagaaatgtacatatataatcatgcagttagctaacaatataataatttaggcaatttaatttacaatcactgttaagCAGATTAATGATTACatgttaacaataattaggatatagaaatttgggaatgtgcatgttgatccagatgttgCTTCATCTGAAGTCCTCACAGGAGTCTCTTCACATGTGTTGGTCATCTGAAGTGTTCATAAGAGGCTGGATcaaaactgaagctgatgtcctctctagtcacctcaggACGGGCGTCCCgagataaaacagaaaagcaaatggagaataattagcgtagctgctgttcataacattaaacaaAGATAATCATGggcaattgatctgatatgagatgcattatgtgaacgcttggctaaagagatgcgtctttaatctagatttaaagaCAAACAGAATTTCACTCCAAACTCCAAAGCAAAAGTAATCACCAAATCAAACCACTACAAACATACGAGGAAGAAACTGTTCTTATGCCTAGCCGTTCTGGTGTTCAGTGCTCTGTCGAGATGTTGTAAGATATAATGCAGTCTCATTTTGACTGAATCATCCACTGACCTCGATAAACAAACTTCAGGGAGTCGTCCAGTgagggtccagtgatgtccttcaggCAGGCCAGcaccagtctttcaaatgacttcatgaCCACAGATGTTAAGGCAACAGGCCTGTAGTCATCCAGTCCTGTGATTTTGTGTTTCTTTGGAATTGGGATGATGGTGGAGCATTTGAAGCAGGAAGGAATGTtgcacagctccagtgatctgttgatGATTTGTGGCACAGGATTTCAGACAGGCTGGTGTAACGCCATCTGGGCCTGGTGCTTTTCTTGTGTTCTGTTTCTGGAAGACCCGGCACACATCCTTTTCACAGACCTGAAGTGCTGGAGGTGTTGATGGGTGTACagtatggagagagagagacagggttttttcaaacctgcaataaacACCACTCCAATGTTGGAGTATTGTTATGACCGTGCACGTGTGCATGCGTCAAATGCATCTTTCCATGCTCAAAGGAATGCTAATGTCATTTATAGTCAACATAAAACTTCTGtcatgtgaagaaaaaaaagaaaggactTGATTTTACActttgggaattgattggatcatgaaAAATCTtgtttccctttcgaaagggaacttcaactctgcgttTATCGCATATGGGGAACCGTCACTCGTGACAGGTGTCCGAATGCCAAAGAATCACACCACTCCAATCCTATTttccggcgacagcctatgacgtcatcatAGCACGAACCTGGaagtataaagggagcgcctgaggAAGCAGTCGACATCTTCTCGTCTTTCGGGACTGTTCTGTCTTTGCCATTGTTTTCAACACCGGTAAGAAATTATTCCATATATGCCTTGCAAACATTCAGGAGAATGTGTTCATCCGTGTCCCAGGGTTTTGACACTTGATTTACATGTTTTTGGCGTTTgtctgtctggagaggagcaCACATAGACGGTGATTGAGGGTGccgtctgtgtgtttgtctattGTTCACTGTGAGCGTCTCTCCTATCGGGACGCTTCGTTCTTGTTTGACACTCTTCTCGAGGGAGGAGGTGTCTGCATCTGTGCCTGGTGATTCTAGCCCCGTGTGTGCTGAGGCAATACGCCGACTGCAATCATAGGGCTCGCAGGTGAGCTTGTTGGGAAGTTTGAGAGAATTGTATTCTCTCTCGGCTTACCCGGGGCTGACGAGGATGAGTGGCTGAATGACGGTGATGTCCGTGTTTGACATCATCGCGTACGATAGCGAGCGCTCCTCTGGCTGCTGGGTATGTGGAGCTGTTGTGTTTTTGGGACGCGCTTTTCggcaggctgcagctgccgtgAGAGCTCATTTAGAAAGGGGGCCGCGCGCAGATGGCTCGACAAACGGTTCCTTTCTATCCATGAATATTGCGGCTCCCATAGATATTCATTCTTTCCTGATCTCCACGTTTGAGATCAGGAGGGCATGGAAAACCCCCTAGCTGTTCAGATTTGGATCTGAGCCAGACAAACGGGAGGAGGTGCTATGGCTGAGGTTAACAGCTATGGTTATAGGCTGTTATTAGCCTTCCTGGTGCTGTTTTTCCCAGGTGGTAGGCACTTATCTTTGAGAAGATAAATTATGCAGTgctgctaggccccactttttAGAAGTTTTGTCATGCTTATAATGTCTTCATATGAACCCCTTGAATTATATTCAAGTTTGAGTATACAGTGCTAAATGTTTTTAGCTTTCGGTCTTAAGGGTTCAATACAGATCTCAGATCTGTTTTGTGAAAACATTTATCCTGTTTGGATGGCATGTATTACAAAGCATTTGCGCTTGCTTTGGGTTCTAAGCTTTAGCCCTACATACTTTCATATATGTCAGCTTACTctagtgctgccacaggttagtgCCTGTTTCTGTGATAGCAGGCTGTGGTTAGCCTCTATCTATGAGCGTGGTGTTATTTTGTACTCCCCGGTtagggtttgtgtttcactgagtgcatcacctgttggattgcacactcagGTTGAGTGTAGAGATTCTTATTCTTGTTAGAATAGTATGATCTCTGTTAGCTCCCAGTCGATCATGACCACAGCAGCTGTTTACATATGCTGTTAGATTGTTGGCTCTTTATGGGTAGCCTCTTTCTTGTACAGCTTGTTTCTCGGGTGCTGTTTGTTTACGATCACGAGTTTGCTCACGTATCTTAGCACTGCCTCAGGCTTATGCTCATGTTTGTTTGAGGTGGTAGGCCTTGTGGGCCTCCCTTAGACCACGAGAGCATGTTTATGTGTACTATGTatattgcctgttggaatgtg contains:
- the LOC125261668 gene encoding vitelline membrane outer layer protein 1-like isoform X1, yielding MRRLLSMFLLLAIIGQHVSVQSTVRPYERSTHIRYKSVLSVLTVSNGMSWGSWGDQDMCPSGTYAAGFSLRVEEPSHVMYDDTSLNGIRLHCVYPSKGSHELYATIESDVGNWGKWTNIKWCPSGFLKAFQLRVESSQGVGDDTAANNIRFSCSDGVVLTGDGTGWGNWGNWSPVCDGRGICGIKTRVENPQGNGDDTALNDVQMYCCD